GTCGGCGGCCGGTAATCCGTCAGGTCACGGGCGTCAGGAAGGTCGTGGAACAACCAGGCCGTATAGATGGCGATGGCGAGTCCCCCGACCGCCACCAGGCTGAGCAGGGTCACCCCAGCAATGGCCAGCCATCTTCTTGGGGACTGCACGTCAGACACGCCTCCGCGAGCCGCCCACGCGCCCGCCAGCCTCCTCGTCTAGGGCGCGTTTCCGAAAAGGGGAAGCCGGATTCTGGCGGCGCCGGGACTATCGGGTCGCAACCCTCAGGTCGTTCCGGAAGTAGGTCTCGATGGCCGAGGCGACGGCCGCCACCAGCCGGCCTCGTGAGGCGGGGTCGGCCAGGAAGGCCTGGTCGTCGGGATTGGTGATGAAGCCCATCTCGAGGAGCACGGCGGGTACGTCCGGCGCCAGCAGGACGGCAAGACCGGCCTCCCGGTGACTGCGGCGCAGCAGGGCCAGTTCGTCACCCACCTCGTCAAGGAGAAGCTGGGCGAAGGTCGCCGACCGGTTCTTGGTGGCCCTCTGGGTGAGGTCGAAGAGGATGCCCGAAACGCTCTGGTCGGAATGATAGCCGGCCTTCATGAACCAGTCGTCGCGGGTGACCAGGCGGGCCGAGCGCCCCACGGCGCGGTCGGCCAGGGTGTAGACGCTGGCGCCGCGAACCGACTCGTCAGGTCCGGAGTCGGCGTGCAGGGAGATGAAGAGATCGGCGTTCGCCTTGCGGGCGATCTGGACCCGGGCGTCCAGGGGCACGTAGATGTCGCGATCGCGGGTCAGGACGACGCGATAGCGTCCTGTCCGCTCAAGGCGGTCGCGGAGGCTGAGGGCCGCCGCGAGGGTCAGGTCCTTTTCCTGGCGATCGCCGCCGATGGCGCCGGGATCCTTGCCCCCATGCCCGGCGTCGATCACCACGATCCGGCGGGCATCCGCCTTGGACCGGGCGCCCTTGCGGACCGCCGCGGCGGGGGGCGGCGTCTTGAGCGAGGTCAGCTGGGCTCCAGCCGGCGCAGAGGCCGATCGCGCGGCGGCGGGCGCCAGGTCGATGACATAGCGATAGCCCGGCGCGCCATCACCGGGGGGAAGGAGGAAGCGGCGACGGACCTGCACGCCTTCGGCGACCTCGATGGTCAGGCGGGCTCCGCCGGCCTGGGGCGCGACGCTCCAGCCCCGGACCAGGCCCTGCCCCGCCCCGCGCATGGGCGCGGCGATCTCGGCGCCGGAAAGGGCGACCACCACCTTGCCGCCGGCTTCGGAAACCAGCCGGCCTGCGGCTTCGTCGGAGAGATCGATCACGAGCCGGGTTGCGGTTTTGTCGCCGCCGAGCCGGACCGCGTTCAGGTCTCCGGCCAGGGCTGTCGCCGGCGCAAGGACAAGCACGCTACCGGCCACCGCCAGGAGGAAAGCGCCGATCCACCGCCTGAAAGACATCCGCACCACGAAGACTTCGTCCGTTTCTCCCGCCTGCTGCGGGTTCTGGTAAGGATAACGCAAGGGCGTAGTGAAATCGTTAAGGCCAATCCCTGAGACGCCTGCGCCTATCTTTTGCTGGCGCCCGAGAGGATTTTGCTGCAATTGAGCGGTTCCGGACGCACTGCGGTGCGGTCGGACATCGTGGCCTTTGACGGCCTGCCCGTGGCCCTGCGCCCGGCAGACGGAAGGCTCCCGCTGCGGACGGTGAGCGTCCGCAACTTGGAAAAACGCCATGGGCTGCGCAGCTCGAGCCATTACCCGGCCGGTCGGAACCCGCGTTCTCTACGCGCGGTGCGACCTCCTGCGCGGTCCTCGCCACAATCGGCGCAGCCCGGGTCAAGGCCCTGAGGCGCGCCTCGGAGACCTACATGTCAAGGAAGATGCTTATCGACGCCGCCCACGCCGAAGAGACGCGCGTGGCGGTGATCGACGGAAATCGTGTTGAAGAGTTCGACTTCGAGAGCCAGAGCCACAAACAGCT
The sequence above is a segment of the Phenylobacterium parvum genome. Coding sequences within it:
- a CDS encoding N-acetylmuramoyl-L-alanine amidase family protein, with translation MSFRRWIGAFLLAVAGSVLVLAPATALAGDLNAVRLGGDKTATRLVIDLSDEAAGRLVSEAGGKVVVALSGAEIAAPMRGAGQGLVRGWSVAPQAGGARLTIEVAEGVQVRRRFLLPPGDGAPGYRYVIDLAPAAARSASAPAGAQLTSLKTPPPAAAVRKGARSKADARRIVVIDAGHGGKDPGAIGGDRQEKDLTLAAALSLRDRLERTGRYRVVLTRDRDIYVPLDARVQIARKANADLFISLHADSGPDESVRGASVYTLADRAVGRSARLVTRDDWFMKAGYHSDQSVSGILFDLTQRATKNRSATFAQLLLDEVGDELALLRRSHREAGLAVLLAPDVPAVLLEMGFITNPDDQAFLADPASRGRLVAAVASAIETYFRNDLRVATR